GAGTGTCTCTGGTAAACATGGGATTCCTCCTTATCTGATTTCTTTTAGAGATCCTTGGCTACGCGGGTTCTTATGTGTTCAACGACCTCGCCGGCGCGTGATCCCGGGCCAAAGACACCGGAAACACCAATTCTTAGGAGTTCAGGCATATCATCTCCGGGTATTATACCGCCGATGATAAGAGGGATGTTGCCCATCCCCTTCTCTTGCAGGGATTTAATCACCTTCCCGCTGATGACGGCATGTCCCCCCACGGAGAAACTGATCCCGATCGCATCAACATCCTCCTGCAGCGCCGAATTTACTATTTCACCGGGACTTCTGTATCTTGTAAAGATGACCTCTATTCCGGCCTCCCTCAATTTCCTCGCGAGATACCTTACCCCGCGATCATGACCGTCCAGTTGAGATTTGGTAAGTAAGACCCTGATCTTTTTCCTGTCATCTGCCTTCATTTTCAACTCCTTTAATTTTTTGTAAGCGTTCGGCTCTCAGTTGTCGGCTTTCAGCCAAAACAGGTTATTACTCGATTGTCTTCCAGGTTTTTCGACGCCGATCCTGGGTGAGCATCGGGAAAGTTGACAAGCTCTGAAAGTTAAACTATACAATAAAATTGAGGGTGTACAAGTAAAATTTTTGCGATAGGGTAAGTTGGACATTCAGTGCTCCCCAGCCTTTTATATATGCCCATGTATATCACCGCAACTCAGAGGAGGGGCTACGATGCCTCCACGTTGACATACTGTTTTTTTCTGATATATTTTACCTATGTTTATTCGCAAAGTCCCCCACACCGATCCAAAGAACGGATCCAGATATTATACGTACAAACTTGTTGAGTCCTTCCGTACAGAACGGGGACCGAGACAACGGGAGATTCTCAATCTCGGAACCGACTTCAACTTGCCTGAAGGGCAGTGGAGAGATCTGGCCAGGCGGGTTCCTGAGATCATCTCCGGTCAGGAGCGCTTATTCGATTGTCCTGAGGAGATTGAAACCCTTGCCAGGGTTTATGCGAGAAGGATTATTCGCCGGAGATCGTCTCTTGTCGGTGAAAAGAATGATTCTTATCATCTCCCTGATTACCAGATGGTTGATGTCAATAGCATCGGGGATGAAGATGTCCGTGAGGTTGGGGCTGAGCATGTGGTCTATGAGACCATCAGGGAACTTGAACTGAACCGAAAGTTTGAGGAATTAGGGTTCAGCAAACCCCGTATGGATGTTGCCATCGGGGTGATTGCCGGCAGATTGATCTATCCGGGTTCGGAAAGGGCCACCCATCTGTGGCTCAAGCATATCAGCGGTATCGATGAGCTTTTGGGGGCAGATTTCAGTACGCTGTCCCAGGATCAGGTCTATAAGGCAGCGGACATGCTTATCAGGTACAAAAGGGCTGTTGAGGAACACCTCTCTGTGAAGGAACGGAGCCTTTTTACCTTAAAAGAAAAGATCGTCCTGTACGATCTGACCAATACCTTTTTCGAGGGTTCCGGCAGATACAACGACAAGGCACGCTTTGGCTGGTCAAAGGAAAAGAGAAACGACTGTCCCCTGGTTACGCTGGGGCTTGTCCTAGATGATGGTGGTTTCCCGAAGAGAAGCCAGATGTTTGAGGGCAATGTGAGTGAGCCAAAGACCATGCAGCGGATGATCCAGGGTCTTTCCTCCAATACCATGTTTAAACCGGTGGTTGTGATGGACGCGGGTATTGCTACAGGAGAGAATATCCGGTGGCTTAAGGATCATCAGTACGACTACCTGGTCGTCCTGCGTGGTAAAAAGAAACCCCTTCCGGAAAACATGGTCACGGTGAAAGAAGATGGAGATCGGATAGTCAAGGCAGCCCTGGTGAGGCATGATGAAACAGGCGAAGTCGAGCTGGTATATCATTCCACAGGAAAACAGGAGAAGGAAAGGGGTCTAAGGAACCTCTTTCAGCAGCGCTTCGAGTTCGAACTCCAAAAGTTACAGGCAGCCCTTTCCAGGAAGAACGGCACCAAACGCTACGAGAAGGTGATAGAGAAGATTGGTCGTCTGAAGGAGAAGTTCAAAATGATCGCCCACAGGTATGACATCGCTATGGAGAAAGACGAGAAGAACAGGGTTACTGCCATCACCTGGCATCAGAAGGAAACGGAAGACACCGATGGCATCTATTGGATCCGCACCAACAGGGAAGATTTCAGAGAGCAACAGATATGGAACATCTTCAACATGCTGACAGATGTTGAAGATGCCTTCCGGTGTATGAAATCGGAGTTAGGGTTAAGACCTGTCCATCACCAGAGAGAACACAGGGTTGATGGGCATCTATTTATTACCGTCCTTGCCTACCATATCCTACACACCATCAGGTTCAAGCTCCGGCAAAAGGGTATCCATGACTCCTGGAAGACCCTTCGTGAAGGTTTGTCCACCCATGTGAGAGTCACAACATTACTAAAGAGACAGGACGGCAGGGTGATCTATATCCGAAAATCATCCCGACCGGAGGCGTATCATAAGAAGATCTATGATGCCTTGAATCTCTCTTATCAAGTGGGCAGACGGATTAAGACTATCGTCTAAAAAATCAATCTGTAGTGTCAAAACGTGGCCCCAATGAACCATAACATGTTGATTTTACACAATTATTTTTTGCAGCCATGAAGTTGGGTTAAAAAAGATTAGGCGGGTAGATGATAATCTTCTGAAGGAAATCGTGAGTTGAATTGTGAATGCTGTCCGCCCGGATAAAATCGTCCTTTTGTTCCTATGGCTGGAGCGGTGAAGCAATGGAGATCATTAACAGGGAATTGGAAGAGATGAAATTCGAACTCATTGATCCGGGTGTAAAAACTCAATTTGTCCCTCATAAAGAGGCTCTAAAGGCGTGCTGTCAGCTTGGCAGGAAGATAGGGAAGCGCCTTGCCGCTTTAGAGGATTGATCCGCAATGTCTGTTTGGCGGCTGGCTGTACAAAGAGAGAAAGGGGTTATAGGAAAGACCATTCAATTA
The sequence above is drawn from the Syntrophales bacterium genome and encodes:
- a CDS encoding cobalamin-dependent protein (Presence of a B(12) (cobalamin)-binding domain implies dependence on cobalamin itself, in one of its several forms, or in some unusual lineages, dependence on a cobalamin-like analog.), with protein sequence MKADDRKKIRVLLTKSQLDGHDRGVRYLARKLREAGIEVIFTRYRSPGEIVNSALQEDVDAIGISFSVGGHAVISGKVIKSLQEKGMGNIPLIIGGIIPGDDMPELLRIGVSGVFGPGSRAGEVVEHIRTRVAKDL
- a CDS encoding IS1634 family transposase; translated protein: MFIRKVPHTDPKNGSRYYTYKLVESFRTERGPRQREILNLGTDFNLPEGQWRDLARRVPEIISGQERLFDCPEEIETLARVYARRIIRRRSSLVGEKNDSYHLPDYQMVDVNSIGDEDVREVGAEHVVYETIRELELNRKFEELGFSKPRMDVAIGVIAGRLIYPGSERATHLWLKHISGIDELLGADFSTLSQDQVYKAADMLIRYKRAVEEHLSVKERSLFTLKEKIVLYDLTNTFFEGSGRYNDKARFGWSKEKRNDCPLVTLGLVLDDGGFPKRSQMFEGNVSEPKTMQRMIQGLSSNTMFKPVVVMDAGIATGENIRWLKDHQYDYLVVLRGKKKPLPENMVTVKEDGDRIVKAALVRHDETGEVELVYHSTGKQEKERGLRNLFQQRFEFELQKLQAALSRKNGTKRYEKVIEKIGRLKEKFKMIAHRYDIAMEKDEKNRVTAITWHQKETEDTDGIYWIRTNREDFREQQIWNIFNMLTDVEDAFRCMKSELGLRPVHHQREHRVDGHLFITVLAYHILHTIRFKLRQKGIHDSWKTLREGLSTHVRVTTLLKRQDGRVIYIRKSSRPEAYHKKIYDALNLSYQVGRRIKTIV